AGCTTTTAACAGCCGTAGCGATGGATGAAGGATTAAGATTCGCTATCAGAGAAGGTGGAAAAACAGTCGGCGCTGGCGTCGTTACAAAAATTATTGAATAAATAAATACTTAGGAAGATTTGCATGCATGAATATATAACTATGGTTTGTAAAGAGTGTTCAAATAGAAATTATAGAACACCAAAAAAAACACAGCAGACTGAGAAGCTGGAATTAAGAAAGTTTTGTAGGTTTTGCAGAAAGCATACTGAACATAAAGAGTATAAAAAATAGATTTATTTTAAATTCAGATGATCGATAAAATTAAGGTCTGTAGCTCTAATTGGTAGAGCACCGGACTCCAAATCCGGTCGTTGGGGGTTCAAGTCCCTCCAGACCTGCCATATACTTTATTTATAGAAGAGAGATATTAAGAATGTCGTTGTTTGAAACATATAGAAAAGGGCAAGGTTTGTATAGCAGAATTGCCGTTGGTATAGCTTTGGGTATGCTTAGTTTGTTTGCTTCTGTTTCCTTGTATAATTTGCTTATCAACTTGCCGAATATTGCAGAAAATGCTAAAATTCCACTCATTGATATTAATTTGACATGGGGTTTGATTTGTGCATTTGTGCTTTTTGTTTTTCTTGGTTTTTTTATTTGTGTTTTTATTGCTGGGCTTGAGACAGGAATTAAACCGTTAGATGCTGGCAGTAAGAAAACTGTAGAGTTTTTAATTGATACTCAAGGTGAACTCCAGAAGGTCTCGTGGCCTACAAGGTATGAATTGGTCGGTTCGACCGCTGTTGTTATTGTGTCAGTTGTTGTCATAGGAATATTTATATTAGGTGTTGATTGGTTTGTGTCGGTAGTTATGGAATATATAGGTGTGCTTTAAGATGTATGAGATACCGACAATTAATCTACATAATGATGCTAACGATTAAATTAAAGGAAACTCCTCAGAGCTATCAATTCTTTTAGTTCCTTCCGAGTGGTTGATTTAAATAGGCACAGAAAGATTCTGATGTATTGCAATTTATAAAGGCTTTTAAAAATTTTTTTTATTGGTTTAGTTAGATGCCCAAAGAATGGTTTGTGTTGCGCGTTCAGAGCAATAAAGAAGATAAGGTTAGAAGCAGCTTGGTTGAGCGGATTAAGATCCGGGGCCTAGAGAATTTAATTTCAAAAGTACTACTTCCTAGTGAAAAAGTTTCTGAGATTAAAGGTGGTAAGAAAAAGGTAACGGAAAGAAAAATATATCCGGGTTATTTAATGGCTGAGGTTGAAGTTGATGAGAAGGGACAGATACCGAAAGAGGTTTGGTTTTTAATCAGAGAAACACCTGGCGCTGGCGATTTTATTGGCGGACAGAATAAGCCTGTGCCGATGACTGGTTATGAAGTGGAAAAATTATTGTCGGATGTAGAGCATAAAGAGGAAAAACCACGTGCAAAAATAGAATTTCACGAAGGTGAAAAGGTCAGAGTCAAAGAAGGCCCGTTTGAAAACTATGATGGGATTGTTGAAGAAGTATTACCAGCGAGTGGTCGTGTTAAAGTAATGCTTACGGTATTTGGCAGGGCAACGCCTGTTGAGTTAGAATATTGGCAAGTAGAAGCAATTTGAGAGTAGGAGCGTAAAATGGCAAAAGAGGTCTTAACAAAGATTAAATTACAATGCCCAGGAGGGCAAGCAACACCCGCGCCGCCGGTAGGGCCTGCATTAGGTCAGCATGGGGTTAATATAGGGCAATTTGTTAAGCAATTTAATGATAAAACGAAAGATTTGCAAGGCATTGTGACACCTGTGGAGATTACTGTTTTTAAAGATAAAACATTTACCTTTGTTATAAAATCACCTCCTGCATCTGTGCTTTTAAAACAGATAGCTGGGGTTGTGAAAGGATCATCAGAGCCAAATAAACAGAAGGTTGGGCAGGTGGCTCGGCAACAGCTAAAAGAGATTGCAAGTAAAAAGTTAGCAGATTTGAATGTCGATAATTTGGATGCTGCGGTTAAAATGATAGAAGGAACTGCCCGTAATATGGGAATTAAAGTGGTAGATTAACTTCTGTAGATATGAAAAGTATATGTTCGTGGCGTTGAAAGGAAAGTAATCAGATGGCAAAAAGAGGTAAAAGATATGTAGAATCAGCAAAGCTTGTAGATTCTGAAAAAAGGTATGGATTAAAAGAGGCTGTTGTGCTGCTTAAGTCCTTTAAGTCAGCAAAATTTGATGAGAGTGTCGAAGTATCGATGAAGCTAGGTATCGATCCAAAGCAGTCGGATCAGCTTATCAGAGGATCTATTTCATTGCCTAAAGGAATTGGTAAAAGCCTTAAGGTTGTTGTTTTTGCCAGCGGTGAAAAAGCTGAAATAGCGAAAAAAGCTGGCGCAGATGAGGTTGGTGCTGAAGAGCTTGTGAAAAAGGTAGAAGGCGGATGGACGGATTTTGATGTAGCAGTTGCCACATCAGACATGATGAGGCTTGTAGGTAAGTTGGGTAGAGTTCTCGGACCACAAGGTAAGATGCCTTCACCAAAATCAGGTACCGTGACGGACGATGTTGAAACAGCCGTTAGAGAATTTAAAGCAGGGAAAATCGAATATAGAACAGATGCTGGCGGCAATGTGCATGCTCTTGTTGGAAGGGTATCGTTTTCACCTGTAGACTTAGAAGAGAATATCAATACATTCGTTAAACATATTACTAATTCACGTCCGGCATCGGCAAAGGGTGTGTTTGTAGAAAATATATCGATATCTTCAACGATGAGTCCCGGAATAACGTTACAAGTTTAAGTTATACATGATTTGAAGGGAAGTATATAAAGCAATGGCAAATGAATTAAAACAACTTATTGTAAAAGAAATGATCTCTAGGTATCGTAATTCGAATAATTACTTGGTGGTTGGTTATCAAGGAATAAAAGCGCTAGAATTCGACCAGCTAAGAAAGGATTTACACAAGAAAAAGATATTCCTGGAAATAGTTAAAAATTCGCTTATGGCTATTGCATTTAAGGAGATAGGGTTTTCAGAGATTAATAGTCTATTCATTGGGCCAACAGCTATCATATCTGGAAGTGATGACCCGGTTGTTATAGCAAAAGAAACAGTCGAGTGGACAAAGAAAATACCTGCTTTGAATTTACGAGGTGGATTTGTTGATAGAACGGTGCTTTCGGCAGATCATGTAAGTCAATTAGCGAAACTTCCGACAATATCGGTCCTTCATACGCAAATAATTACGAGTATTAATGCTCCAATTGCTGGAGTTGCAAGTGCTTTTGGTTCTGTTTCACGTAGTTTGGCTATTGTGTTGCAAGCGGTAAAAGACGAAAAAGAAAAAAATAGCAAATAATTTTTAGAGATTTCCTGAAAAGGTAGGAGGATTAAAATGGTTGAGGTTAGTGAAGAAAAAACAGTTGAGTCTTCTGGTAAAATTAACCAGGTGCTCGATTTGGTGGCAGGGATGACATTGCTTGAGGCTTCACAGCTTGTAAAGGCTTTTGAGCAGAAATTTGGTGTTTCTGCGGCTGCGGTTGCCGCAATGCCTGCGGGTATGCCAATGGCTGGAGAGAGTAAAGCGGCCGCTGCGGAAGAAAAGACAACTTTTGATATTATTTTGAAAGATGCCGGAGCAAATAAGATTCAGGTAATTAAAGCTGTTCGTGCAGAAACAAATCTAGGATTAAAAGAAGCTAAGGATCTTGTCGAAGGCGCTCCTAAGAAAGTTAAAGAGGGAGTTACGAAAGAAGAAGCTGATAAGATTAAAAAATCGCTTGAAGCTGCTGGCGCAGTGGTAGAAGTAAAATAATAAATTTTTTAACGTAAGAACACTAGGAAACCTATGGAAATTCGTAATTATGGTAAGGTTGAGGATGTTGTAGAGGTCCGAAATCTTGTACAAATCCAAACGAAAGCATATCGTGATTTTTTACAAGCAGATATACCTGCTTCTAAAAGAAAAAATTACGGGATTGAAGCGATCTTGAGGGAAATATTCCCTATAAGTAATTATGATGGTACGATGTCGCTAGATTATATTAAATATGAACTTGGTAAACCACGATATACTCAGGATGAATGCAGACAATTACGCTTGACTTATGGTCGCCCGTTCCGCGTTTGGTTAAGACTTAATAAAGCTGAACCAATAGAGGAAGAAGTCTATTTAGGCGAGATACCGGTGATGATTGGCGGTGGTGAGTTTATCATTAATGGCACAGAAAGAGTGATTGTGACTCAGTTACATCGCTCACCCGGTATAGATTTTATTGAAGAATTTCATGCTGAAAAGAGATTGCATTCATGCCGGATAATTCCAGAGAGAGGAAGCTGGATTGAATTAGAAGTAGGGAAGAAGGATATTCTTACGGTGCGGATAGATCAGAGCGGAAAACTGCCGGCTACGTGTTTTCTTAGAGCACTTTCAGAAGAATATACAAATGATGAAGATATTATTCGGTTATTCTATGATACGGAAGTAATCAAAATCAGTGATTATGCTTCGATTACCAAATTAAGAGGCAGGTATACTGTTGACAAGATCATCAATCCTGAAACAGGAGAAATTGTACTGGAGGCAGGCCGTCAGATTTCAGATACAACGGTAAAAGCAATTGCTGATTTTGAGATTAAGAAGATAGAAGTAATTAAAAAAGCGGATGATCTTCTGGTGTTGAATTCATTAGATTCCGATTTTACGAAATCTCATGAAGATGCATTGTTAAAAATTTATGCTAGATTTCGTCCTGGAAATCCCCAGCAAGTAGAAAAGGCCAAGCAGTTATTTTATGATAAATTTTTTGATGTAAAGAGATACAGACTGGGGTCTGTCGGCAGATTTAGGTTAAATAGAAAATTAGGACACAATATTAATGAAGCCGAGATGACGTTGCAAAAGGAAGATTATGTTGAAGCCATACGGTATATAATGAAATTACGTAAAGGTCAACCTGGTGTATCTGTAGATGACATTGATAATTTAGGCAACCGAAGACTTCGAACGATTGACGAGTTAGCTGGAGAAGAGCTCCGTAAAGGTTTTCTTAAATTGAGAAGGACAGTCCAGGAGAGGTTAAGTGTAAAGGATTCTGATCAGTTAACCCCACGCTCTTTGGTAAACTCTAAAACTATTTTTTCTGCGATTGATTATTTCTTTAGCAGAAGTGAATTATCTCAAGTGCTGGATCAAACAAATCCTTTAGCACAATTAACCCACGAGAGAAGATTAAGTGCCTTAGGTCCTGGTGGATTAAATAGAAAAAGAGCGGGATTTGAAGTGAGGGACGTTCATGTATCTCATTATGGCAGGGTTTGTCCGATAGAAACTCCTGAAGGTACAAATATTGGTTTAATTGCATCTTTAAGTATTTATGCAACAACTGACGAATATGGTTTTTTAATTACACCATATCGGATAATTGATAAAGGAAAAATTACCGAAAAATTAACGTATCTTCGCGCGGATGAAGAAGAAAATAAATTGATAGCCCCGGCAGATGTGTTAATGAAAGATAAAGTGGAAAGTGTATTATGCAGATACAATGGTGATTTTCATCAGGTGAATTTTAAAGATGTTAATTATATGGATGTATCTCCAAAGCAATTGGTCGGAGTATCAGCCAGTTTAATACCATTTCTTGAACATAGCGATGCTAATAGGGCACTAATGGGCTCTAATATGCAGAGACAGGCAGTTCCTCTTTTGAGAACTGAACCGCCTATTGTATCCACAGGTATGGAAAAAGTTGTAGCTCAAAACTCAAGTATGACTATTCAGGCAGAAAATGCGGGAACCGTTACAAAAGTAACAGCGAGCGAAATTATTATCGATGATAGAGATGTCTATAAGCTGAGGAAGTTTGTTGGCTTGAACGAAGGTACTTGCCTGAATCAAAAGCCGATAGTTGCTGAAGGTCAAAAGGTAAAAAAGGGGGAGGTTATTACGGATGGAGCTGCAACGTGCAATGGAGAGCTAAGCCTTGGGAGAAATGTGTTGGTTGCCTTTATGACTTGGGATGGATATAATTTTGAGGACGCGATAGTCATTAGTGAAGCTTTACTGAAAGATGATCGTTTTACTTCCATTCATAGAGAAGAATTTGAAGTGGAAATAAGAGAGACGAAGTTAGGAAGAGAAGAGTTTACTCGTGATATACCTAATGTTTCAGAAAAAGCATTAAGAAATCTCGATGAAAACGGTGTGATACGGGTAGGGACAAAGGTAAAACCAGGAGATATCCTGGTTGGTAAGGTTGCCCCTAAGAGCCGGAGTGAATTATCGCCTGAAGAAAAATTATTACATGCTATCTTTGGTCGTGCAGGAGAAGATGTAAAAAATGAATCACTCGAAGTACCATCTGGCATGGAAGGCATTGTTATAAACACTCAGATATTTTCTAGAAAATCTTATCTCTCTGATGATAAGAGACAAAAAATTTTACAAGAAATAAATGATATAGAAGCAAAATACGATGAGAATATTGTGAAAGAATTCGGCAAGATGTTGAAGGCAATAGATGGTGAGGTTAACGAGCCGTTGGTAGATATACAGACTGGACAGATATATACAATTGAGCGTGGTCTTCCAGCGAAATCTGTTCTCTTGTTAGAGGAACGTTTTGATATCGAGAATATTGAGTTTAGCAATAAAAAGAAAAAAGAAAAAGCTATTGAAATTAGCAAAGAATTTCTTGAGAAAATAGAATATTTAAAAGATGAAAAAGATAGAAAGATTAATCATTTAAAACGCGGGGATGAACTACCTACGGGAGTTTTGGAATTGGCTAAGATCTCAATTGCTACAAAGAGAAAACTATCAGTAGGTGATAAAATGGCCGGCCGTCATGGTAATAAAGGCGTTATATCTAAAATTCTTCCTGAAGAGGATATGCCATTTTTACCTGATGGAACTCGGGTTGAAATGCTGTTGAATCCATTGGGTGTGCCATCAAGAATGAATGTAGGGCAAATTCTGGAAACTCATCTTGGATGGGCTGCAAACAAATTAGGATTCCGTTCGATAACACCGATTTTCGAGGGTGCGTCTGAAGAAGAAATAAGAGCAACTCTTAAAGAAGCTGGCTTACCGGAAGATGGGAAAACTGTTCTCTATGATGGCAGGACGGGGGAAGCTTTCGAACAAAAGGTAACGGCAGGTTATATGTATATGTTAAAGCTTCATCACTTGGTAGACGAGAAAGTACATGCACGGGCAACAGGTCCGTATTCCTTAATTACCCAACAACCACTAGGCGGAAAGGCGCGGTTTGGTGGACAGAGATTTGGTGAAATGGAAGTTTGGGCCCTTGAAGCATATGGCGCAGCTCATAACTTGCAGGAATTGCTTACAGTAAAAAGTGATGACGTAGAGGGAAGGACAAAAATCTACGAATCGATGGTAAAAGGTGAAAATACATTAGAAGCTGGTACTCCTGCCTCCTTCGAGGTACTAGCGAATGAAATTGCCGGACTTGGGTTAAGTTTAAAATTAGAAAAGAAAAAAATGGAAGTTTTAAAAGAGTCGTAAAGGGGTTTATAAATGACAGATATAGTGTACGATAAAATTAATGAATATAGTTCCGTAAAAATATCACTTGCATCAGCAGATGATATACGAAGTTGGTCTTACGGTGAAGTAAAAAAGCCGGAAACAATTAATTATCGTACTTACAGAGCTGAAAAAGATGGATTGTTTTGCGAGCGTATATTTGGTCCTGAGCGTAATTGGGAATGCTTTTGCGGGAAATATAAAGGGATAAAACATAAAGGGATCATTTGTGACCGATGTGGTGTGAAGATCACTCATTCGCGGGTAAGAAGGAAGCGTATGGGACATATTAATTTGGCAGCACCAATTGTTCATATATGGTTCTTTAAAGCAATGCCATCGCGATTAGGGACCCTCTTGGGAATGAAGACTACATCTTTAGAAAGAATTATTTATTTCCAAGATTATGTGGTAATTGACCCGGGAAGCACGCCACTTAAAGAATACCAGATGCTCAGTGAAGAAGAATATAAAGTAAATAAAGAGAAGTATGGGGAACAATCCTTTAAGGCAGGGATGGGGGCTGAGTCGATACGGACGCTATTGCAAAATCTTGATTTGGTAACATTATCAAGTCAATTACGCGAGGAACTTAACCAGACGAAATCCAAGCAGCGTGCCAAAGAAATAATTAAGAGATTGGAAATAGTAGAGGCGTTTAGAGATTCTGGAAATAGACCGGAATGGATGGTATTAAGCGTTATACCTGTTATTCCACCCGATCTAAGACCGCTCGTTTTATTGGAAAGTGGAAATTTTGCTACCTCCGATCTTAATGATCTTTACAGAAGGATTATTAATAGGAACAACCGTTTAAAAAAGTTAATTGATTTAAACGCACCTGAAGTAATCATAAGAAACGAAAAAAGGATGCTGCAGCAAGCTGTTGATGCTTTATTTGATAATACCAGAGGCAAGCGCCCTGTGCTTGGTAGCAATAATAGGCCTTTAAAATCATTGACCGATATGATAAAGGGCAAACAAGGGCGCTTTAGAGAAAACTTACTTGGAAAAAGGGTTGACTATTCTGCACGTTCTGTGATTGTGGTAGGACCCGAACTAAAATTACATCAATGTGGTTTGCCAAAGAAGATAGCTTTGGAATTGTTTCAACCATTCATTATACGAAGATTAAAAGAACTAGGCCTTGCAGATACGATTAAAAGCGCTAAGAAGATGTTGGGCAGAAAGGATAAAGAAGTATGGGATATATTAGAAGAAGTAGTTAAAAGGCATCCTGTATTACTTAATAGAGCGCCAACACTGCATAGAATGGGTATTCAGGCTTTTGAACCTATCTTGGTAGAAGGTAATGCTATTAAGTTGCATCCTTTAGTTTGTCGTGGGTTTAACGCTGATTTTGATGGTGATCAGATGGCAGTTCATATACCGCTTTCAATAGAAGCACAGTCTGAGGCAGTTACCTTAATGTTATCTACGAATAATATTTTCTCGCCAGCTTCCGGCGACCCTATTATAACCCCGAGCCAGGATATCGTTTTGGGCTGTTATTATCTTACCGTAAATTTACAGGATGAACAGGATGTAAAGTATCCAAAGTTTATTGGATTTGAAGAAGTTCTTTATGCTCTGGCTGTTAAGAAGGTACATTTGCATACAAAGATTGAGATAAGATTACATCATGAAAAAATCATTAAGGATAGATTGGGTACTGAAGAGCCGAAAAATGGTTTGTGTAAAACTACGGTTGGGCGTGTTGTTTTCAATAAAATATTGCCACATGGGATGCCATTTTACAATTATACCTTAGATCAGAAAGGTATTAGCAGAATAATACAGGATTGCTATAAAATTTTGGGTAGAGAAAAGACGATTGGTCTATTGGATGATATAAAAGAGATAGGTTTTAAGGAGTGTACAAAGGCAGGGTTGTCATTTGCAATAACTGATGTAAAAATGCCTGTTAAAAAGCAGGATATCTTAGATAAAACGCAAGAGGAAATAGAGAAAATACAAAAACTATATAGGAAGGGTATAATTACAGAGGGTGAGAGGTATAACCAAATTATCGATACATGGACTTATGCCGGTGAAAGAGTTGCCGAGGAGATGTTGAACGAACTTAAAAATGACACGAGAAACGGAAGTCCCTATTTGAACCCTGTGTATTTAATGTCTGCATCCGGAGCAAGAGGTAGTTCTCAGCAATTAAGACAGCTTGCCGGTATGCGTGGTTTGATGGCGAAACCTTCAGGTAGAATTATAGAAACACCTATAAAGGCCAATTTTAGAGAAGGATTAGGGGTATTGGAGTATTTCAGTTCTACCCATGGAGCTAGAAAAGGGTTGGCTGATACAGCGTTAAAAACAGCAGATTCTGGTTATTTAACTCGAAAGCTAGCTGATGTTGCTCAGAATGTAGTTATAACTGCTCAAGACTGTGGTACTACGAATGGTATTACCAAGAGTGTAGTCTACCGCGGTGAGAAAGTCGAGGTGCCTTTAAGTAAGGTAATTGTCGGCCGTGTAGCTAGGAATAATATTGTAGACTTGGTCAAAGATGAGGTAATTATCAGAGAAAACGAGTTAATTACTGAAGAAAAAGCCAAAAGAATAGAATCAATGGGGTATGAGAAAATCAAAGTTAGATCACCTCTAACTTGTGAAATGTCTTTAGGACTCTGTGCCAAATGTTATGGGATGGATTTATCAAGAGGGCAATTTGTAGAAGAGGGAATGGCCGTAGGAATTATTGCAGCTCAGTCAATTGGTGAACCTGGTACACAGCTTACTATGAAGACATTCCATATCGGAGGTACTGCTACACGTTCAGTAGAAGAATCTGAGGTGAGAGCGAAACGCGCTGGTGTTGTAAAATACAGTAATTTGAATGTAGTAAAAAATCCGCAAGGGAAGAATGTTGCTATCAATACAAATGGAGAAATATTGCTTATAGATTCAAAGGGAAGGCAGATTGATAAGCATACCGTTGTATTAGGAGCAGAAGTATTGGTAAAGGAAAATGAAAGCGTTGTTGCGCATCAGGTACTAACAAGATGGGATCCCCATATGATCCCGATATTAACAGAAATGTCTGGCAAAATACGTTTTGAAGATATCGTGATTGGTAAAACTATGAGACAAGAGTCTGATGTATCGACCGGCGTTAAGCGTAAAGTAATTATGGAACATAAGGGAGATTTACATCCCCAAATTATCATAGAAGATGAAACAGGCAAAATATTAGGTCTATACCCGATTCCAGAAAAAGCACATATTGAGGTTGAAGAAGGTGAATTTGTTACTGCTGGAACATTGCTTGCGAAAACGCCAAGAGAGATTTCCAGGACAGAAGATATTACGGGAGGTTTACCTCGGGTTGCTGAAATTTTTGAAGCAAGAAAACCGAAAGATCCGGCAGTGATGAGTGAAATTGATGGTGTTGTAGAGGTAGGTGAAAAACGCCGTGGAAAACGCACTATCATGGTTAGGAGTGAAGCTGCTATGGAAATAGAGCACCTCGTACCGAGAGGAAAACATTTGAAGGTGCATAGAGGGGACCGTATTAAGGCTGGTAGTCCTTTGGTGGAAGGACCTCTTATCTTACAGGACATCTTAAGAATAAGTGGCGAAGAAGAGCTGCAGACTTATATGCTAAAGGAAGTTCAAAACGTTTATCGCTCTCAAAATGTACCGATTGATGATAAGCACATTGAAATTATTATTGGTCAGATGTTGAGAAAAGTGAAAGTGGATGATGTAGGCGATACAATTTTCTTACCTGGGCAGATTGTTGATAGGTTTAAATTTAAAAATGAGAATAAGAAAATAATCGAAAAGGGTGGAAAGCCTGCAACTGCAAAATCTTTGTTGATGGGTATAACAAAGGCCTCTTTGCAATCGGATAGTTTTATATCTGCTGCCTCTTTCCAGGAAACAACAAAAGTTTTGACAAGAGCGGCACTAGAGGGTAAAACGGATGGGTTAGTTGGACTGAAAGAAAATGTTATTCTTGGGCATCTTGTGCCAGCTGGCACAGGATATAAGACCTATTTGTCGCTTTCTGCTATACCAACGGAAACTGTTATCTCAAAAGAACTTGAAAAATCTAAAGATAAAGAATTAGTAATGTTAAGTTAATAAGGAGTGGAAAAATATATGCCGACAATAAATCAGTTAATTCGAAAAGGCAGAAAGATGGTTAAAAACAAAAGCAAGAGTCCTGATCTTGATAAGTGTGCTCAAAAAAAAGGAGTTTGTCTTCAGGTTATGACAAGAACACCAAAAAAGCCTAACTCTGCCTTAAGGAAAGTAGCTAGAGTAAGGTTATCTAATGGAAGAGAAGTGACTGCTTATATTCCAGGAGAAGGTCATAATTTACAGGAACATTCTATTGTTTTGGTGAGAGGGGGTCGTGTGAGAGACCTTCCTGGTATTAAATATCATATTGTTCGCGGGACGTTAGATTGTGCAGGTGTTGATGGTAGAAGGCGTTCTCGCTCTAAATATGGGACAAAGGTTCCCAAATAGGTTTCGTTGAAGGAGAATGTAGTTTATGGCGCTTGCATATAGGAGCACGGCAATATTTTTACAACCAGATATAAAATATAAAAGTAAGTTAGTCTCAAAAATTATAAATTGCCTTATGAGAAAAGGCAAAAAAAGTGTAGCAGAGAAGGTGTTTTATGATGCAATGGAAGCTATAGGAAAAAAGATGCCAGATATTGAATCTTTGGAAGTGTTTGAGATTGCGGTGAATAATGTAAAACCTTTGGTAGAAATTAAATCGAAACGTGTAGGCGGTGCAACATATCAGGTGCCGGTGGAGGTGCCAAAACAAAGACAGCAATCGTTAGCATTTCGTTGGATAATAGATGCTGCGAAAGGTAAAAAAGGACGTCCCATGTATCAACGGTTAGCTGATGAGTTGATAGATGCATATAAAAAGCAGGGCGCAGCTATAACGCAAAGAGAAAATACCCATAAGATGGCTGAGGCTAACAAGGCATTTGCACATTTTGCATGGTCGAAATTTTAATATTGATAGAGAAGTTTAATAATATAGGAAGTTTATAATATGAGTTTAGAAAAGATGAGAAATATTGGAATTGCAGCGCATATTGATGCCGGTAAAACAACAACTTCAGAACGCATACTATATTATACAGGCAGATCGTATAAAATGGGTGAGGTTCATGAAGGAACTTGTGTGATGGACTGGATGGAAGAGGAACAAAAACGTGGAATTACTATAACGGCTGCTGCAACGACATGTTTTTGGAATGATTATCAAATCAATCTTATTGATACCCCAGGTCACGTGGATTTTACTGTAGAAGTGGAACGCTCACTTCGAGTTCTTGATGGTGCCGTTTGCGTTTTTTGTGGTGTTGGTGGTGTTGAGGCACAATCAGAGACGGTGTGGCGTCAAGCTGATAGGTATAATGTGCCGAGAATCTGTTTTGTAAATAAGATGGACCGTACAGGGGCTGATTTTTTAAAGGTTGTGAATGAGATTAACGAAAGATTAGGAATTAAGGCGATTCCTATTCAATTACCTATTGGTAAAGAACAAGGGTTTAAAGGTGTTATTGATCTTGTAAAGATGAAAGC
The genomic region above belongs to Candidatus Jettenia caeni and contains:
- a CDS encoding putative preprotein translocase SecE subunit → MSLFETYRKGQGLYSRIAVGIALGMLSLFASVSLYNLLINLPNIAENAKIPLIDINLTWGLICAFVLFVFLGFFICVFIAGLETGIKPLDAGSKKTVEFLIDTQGELQKVSWPTRYELVGSTAVVIVSVVVIGIFILGVDWFVSVVMEYIGVL
- a CDS encoding 50S ribosomal protein L7/L12; its protein translation is MVEVSEEKTVESSGKINQVLDLVAGMTLLEASQLVKAFEQKFGVSAAAVAAMPAGMPMAGESKAAAAEEKTTFDIILKDAGANKIQVIKAVRAETNLGLKEAKDLVEGAPKKVKEGVTKEEADKIKKSLEAAGAVVEVK
- a CDS encoding 50S ribosomal protein L1; this translates as MAKRGKRYVESAKLVDSEKRYGLKEAVVLLKSFKSAKFDESVEVSMKLGIDPKQSDQLIRGSISLPKGIGKSLKVVVFASGEKAEIAKKAGADEVGAEELVKKVEGGWTDFDVAVATSDMMRLVGKLGRVLGPQGKMPSPKSGTVTDDVETAVREFKAGKIEYRTDAGGNVHALVGRVSFSPVDLEENINTFVKHITNSRPASAKGVFVENISISSTMSPGITLQV
- a CDS encoding 50S ribosomal protein L11; protein product: MAKEVLTKIKLQCPGGQATPAPPVGPALGQHGVNIGQFVKQFNDKTKDLQGIVTPVEITVFKDKTFTFVIKSPPASVLLKQIAGVVKGSSEPNKQKVGQVARQQLKEIASKKLADLNVDNLDAAVKMIEGTARNMGIKVVD
- a CDS encoding transcription antiterminator NusG, with protein sequence MPKEWFVLRVQSNKEDKVRSSLVERIKIRGLENLISKVLLPSEKVSEIKGGKKKVTERKIYPGYLMAEVEVDEKGQIPKEVWFLIRETPGAGDFIGGQNKPVPMTGYEVEKLLSDVEHKEEKPRAKIEFHEGEKVRVKEGPFENYDGIVEEVLPASGRVKVMLTVFGRATPVELEYWQVEAI
- a CDS encoding 50S ribosomal protein L33, whose product is MHEYITMVCKECSNRNYRTPKKTQQTEKLELRKFCRFCRKHTEHKEYKK
- a CDS encoding 50S ribosomal protein L10, which codes for MANELKQLIVKEMISRYRNSNNYLVVGYQGIKALEFDQLRKDLHKKKIFLEIVKNSLMAIAFKEIGFSEINSLFIGPTAIISGSDDPVVIAKETVEWTKKIPALNLRGGFVDRTVLSADHVSQLAKLPTISVLHTQIITSINAPIAGVASAFGSVSRSLAIVLQAVKDEKEKNSK
- a CDS encoding DNA-directed RNA polymerase beta subunit, yielding MEIRNYGKVEDVVEVRNLVQIQTKAYRDFLQADIPASKRKNYGIEAILREIFPISNYDGTMSLDYIKYELGKPRYTQDECRQLRLTYGRPFRVWLRLNKAEPIEEEVYLGEIPVMIGGGEFIINGTERVIVTQLHRSPGIDFIEEFHAEKRLHSCRIIPERGSWIELEVGKKDILTVRIDQSGKLPATCFLRALSEEYTNDEDIIRLFYDTEVIKISDYASITKLRGRYTVDKIINPETGEIVLEAGRQISDTTVKAIADFEIKKIEVIKKADDLLVLNSLDSDFTKSHEDALLKIYARFRPGNPQQVEKAKQLFYDKFFDVKRYRLGSVGRFRLNRKLGHNINEAEMTLQKEDYVEAIRYIMKLRKGQPGVSVDDIDNLGNRRLRTIDELAGEELRKGFLKLRRTVQERLSVKDSDQLTPRSLVNSKTIFSAIDYFFSRSELSQVLDQTNPLAQLTHERRLSALGPGGLNRKRAGFEVRDVHVSHYGRVCPIETPEGTNIGLIASLSIYATTDEYGFLITPYRIIDKGKITEKLTYLRADEEENKLIAPADVLMKDKVESVLCRYNGDFHQVNFKDVNYMDVSPKQLVGVSASLIPFLEHSDANRALMGSNMQRQAVPLLRTEPPIVSTGMEKVVAQNSSMTIQAENAGTVTKVTASEIIIDDRDVYKLRKFVGLNEGTCLNQKPIVAEGQKVKKGEVITDGAATCNGELSLGRNVLVAFMTWDGYNFEDAIVISEALLKDDRFTSIHREEFEVEIRETKLGREEFTRDIPNVSEKALRNLDENGVIRVGTKVKPGDILVGKVAPKSRSELSPEEKLLHAIFGRAGEDVKNESLEVPSGMEGIVINTQIFSRKSYLSDDKRQKILQEINDIEAKYDENIVKEFGKMLKAIDGEVNEPLVDIQTGQIYTIERGLPAKSVLLLEERFDIENIEFSNKKKKEKAIEISKEFLEKIEYLKDEKDRKINHLKRGDELPTGVLELAKISIATKRKLSVGDKMAGRHGNKGVISKILPEEDMPFLPDGTRVEMLLNPLGVPSRMNVGQILETHLGWAANKLGFRSITPIFEGASEEEIRATLKEAGLPEDGKTVLYDGRTGEAFEQKVTAGYMYMLKLHHLVDEKVHARATGPYSLITQQPLGGKARFGGQRFGEMEVWALEAYGAAHNLQELLTVKSDDVEGRTKIYESMVKGENTLEAGTPASFEVLANEIAGLGLSLKLEKKKMEVLKES